In Raphanus sativus cultivar WK10039 chromosome 5, ASM80110v3, whole genome shotgun sequence, the following proteins share a genomic window:
- the LOC108840900 gene encoding uncharacterized protein LOC108840900, which translates to MEKKNKTNHGNDGHDCVLPIHSQVVKIKKEFEKIHQPEMPRVLREITSPRRSRSPLGLGERDRPIFVGN; encoded by the coding sequence atggagaagaagaataagaccAATCATGGAAATGATGGGCATGATTGTGTTCTTCCTATCCATAGCCAAGTCGTGAAGATCAAGAAAGAGTTTGAGAAGATACATCAGCCTGAGATGCCTAGAGTACTTCGAGAGATCACGAGTCCACGGCGTTCCCGTTCTCCCCTCGGCTTAGGAGAGAGAGACAGGCCAATCTTCGTAGGGAATTGa
- the LOC108841116 gene encoding probable calcium-binding protein CML25, with product MFNSKKESNGAASRTGADSPFLQKARSGKTEVRELEAMFKKFDVNGDGKISSKELGAIMASLGHEVPEEELQKAVAEIDKKGDGYINLEEFVELFTKGMDQNDVLENLKDAFSVYDIDGNGSISPEELHEVLRSLGDECSIAECRNMIGGVDKDGDGTIDFEEFKVMMTMGSRRDNVMGGGALW from the coding sequence ATGTTCAACAGCAAAAAGGAATCCAATGGCGCGGCCTCTCGAACGGGAGCAGACTCGCCGTTCTTGCAAAAGGCACGCTCGGGTAAAACAGAGGTCCGAGAGCTAGAAGCCATGTTCAAGAAGTTCGACGTGAACGGAGACGGCAAGATCTCGTCAAAGGAGCTAGGCGCCATAATGGCTAGCCTAGGCCACGAGGTTCCAGAGGAGGAGCTTCAGAAGGCGGTAGCAGAGATAGACAAGAAAGGAGACGGGTACATAAACTTGGAGGAGTTCGTTGAGCTGTTCACGAAAGGGATGGACCAGAACGATGTGCTCGAGAATCTTAAGGATGCTTTCTCTGTTTATGATATCGACGGGAACGGCTCGATATCGCCGGAGGAGTTGCATGAGGTTTTGAGGAGTCTTGGAGATGAATGCTCGATAGCGGAGTGTAGGAATATGATTGGAGGAGTGGATAAGGATGGAGATGGGACGATTGATTTCGAGGAGTTTAAGGTTATGATGACTATGGGATCCAGGCGTGATAATGTCATGGGAGGAGGAGCTCTGTGGTAG